In one Brassica oleracea var. oleracea cultivar TO1000 chromosome C9, BOL, whole genome shotgun sequence genomic region, the following are encoded:
- the LOC106317573 gene encoding TGACG-sequence-specific DNA-binding protein TGA-2.1 isoform X2, with amino-acid sequence MENKGKNIEQAQESCYQQWMSLQSQRVPELKQALAQRRTHEGTADAAADDNKLRELTQNIIGDFKNYAGKRADLSHRCSSNYYAPSWNTPLENALLWMGGCRPSSFFRLVYALCGSQTEIRVTQFLRNIDGYDYSGKGSGGASLSDLTAEQLAKINVLHVKIIDEEEKMTKKVSSLQEDAADIPISTVAYAEEHVGEPNAMVDQALDKQEEAMATLLAEADNLRVDTLTKIIEILTLVQAGDFFMAGKKLHLSMHQWGALRDRRRRECIID; translated from the exons ATGGAGAACAAAGGGAAGAACATCGAACAAGCTCAAGAAAGTTGTTATCAACAGTGGATGAGTTTACAATCCCAACGCGTCCCTGAGCTTAAACAAGCCTTAGCTCAACGGCGCACTCACGAAGGCACCGCCGACGCTGCCGCCGATGATAACAAGCTCCGTGAATTAACACAAAACATCATTGGAGATTTCAAAAATTACGCTGGAAAAAGAGCTGATTTATCTCACCGATGTAGCTCGAACTATTATGCGCCGTCGTGGAACACTCCTTTAGAGAACGCTCTTCTTTGGATGGGTGGTTGTAGACCTTCTTCTTTCTTTAGGCTCGTTTATGCTTTGTGTGGGTCCCAAACCGAGATTCGTGTTACTCAGTTTCTCCGTAACATCGACGGCTACGATTATTCAGGTAAGG GTAGTGGCGGCGCATCACTCAGCGATCTAACGGCGGAGCAACTAGCAAAGATCAACGTGTTGCATGTAAAAATCATAGACGAAGAAGAGAAGATGACAAAGAAAGTTTCGAGCCTGCAAGAAGACGCGGCGGATATCCCCATCTCCACCGTGGCTTACGCAGAGGAGCACGTGGGAGAGCCTAACGCAATGGTGGATCAAGCTCTCGACAAGCAGGAAGAAGCTATGGCCACTTTATTGGCCGAGGCCGATAATCTGAGGGTAGATACTTTGACCAAGATCATAGAGATTCTTACGCTAGTGCAAGCGGGGGATTTTTTTATGGCCGGAAAAAAGCTTCATCTTTCAATGCATCAGTGGGGAGCGTTAAGAGATCGGCGCCGTCGTGAATGCATAATTGAC TGA
- the LOC106314495 gene encoding uncharacterized protein LOC106314495, producing MQTHKAKVSWEDLCIPKEEGGLGLRKLQDSSKTFALKLIWRLFTQPLSLWVSWVNHYLLKYNSFWDVRDDQKSSWMWRKLLKLRDLAHEFMKVEVRDGKTCHFWFDDWLGMWRLIAITGATGTTYMGVMRHAKVCDAVTEEGWSIRGHRSCHFHDLHNSIMAAEPPKLEKGSDICLWKHGDDDYRSTFSSTRTWDQLRVKRSKVE from the coding sequence ATGCAGACTCATAAGGCTAAGGTCAGCTGGGAGGATCTCTGTATTCCGAAGGAAGAGGGAGGTTTGGGTCTGAGAAAGCTTCAGGATTCATCTAAAACTTTTGCGCTGAAACTCATATGGAGGCTATTCACGCAACCTTTGTCTCTTTGGGTTAGTTGGGTTAATCACTATCTGCTCAAATACAACTCTTTCTGGGACGTGCGTGATGATCAAAAAAGCTCGTGGATGTGGAGGAAGCTCTTGAAGCTGAGGGATTTGGCTCATGAGTTTATGAAAGTGGAGGTTCGCGATGGGAAAACTTGCCATTTCTGGTTTGATGATTGGTTAGGTATGTGGCGTTTGATTGCTATTACAGGGGCCACTGGCACTACCTATATGGGGGTAATGCGCCATGCTAAAGTCTGTGATGCTGTGACAGAGGAAGGATGGAGTATCAGAGGTCATAGAAGTTGCCATTTTCATGACCTGCATAATAGTATTATGGCCGCGGAGCCTCCAAAGTTGGAGAAAGGAAGTGACATTTGCTTGTGGAAGCATGGAGATGATGACTACAGATCAACTTTCTCTTCAACTCGAACTTGGGATCAGCTTAGAGTTAAGAGAAGTAAAGTGGAGTAG
- the LOC106317573 gene encoding TGACG-sequence-specific DNA-binding protein TGA-2.1 isoform X1, which produces MENKGKNIEQAQESCYQQWMSLQSQRVPELKQALAQRRTHEGTADAAADDNKLRELTQNIIGDFKNYAGKRADLSHRCSSNYYAPSWNTPLENALLWMGGCRPSSFFRLVYALCGSQTEIRVTQFLRNIDGYDYSGSGGASLSDLTAEQLAKINVLHVKIIDEEEKMTKKVSSLQEDAADIPISTVAYAEEHVGEPNAMVDQALDKQEEAMATLLAEADNLRVDTLTKIIEILTLVQAGDFFMAGKKLHLSMHQWGALRDRRRRECIIDAGNDAGGEEEK; this is translated from the exons ATGGAGAACAAAGGGAAGAACATCGAACAAGCTCAAGAAAGTTGTTATCAACAGTGGATGAGTTTACAATCCCAACGCGTCCCTGAGCTTAAACAAGCCTTAGCTCAACGGCGCACTCACGAAGGCACCGCCGACGCTGCCGCCGATGATAACAAGCTCCGTGAATTAACACAAAACATCATTGGAGATTTCAAAAATTACGCTGGAAAAAGAGCTGATTTATCTCACCGATGTAGCTCGAACTATTATGCGCCGTCGTGGAACACTCCTTTAGAGAACGCTCTTCTTTGGATGGGTGGTTGTAGACCTTCTTCTTTCTTTAGGCTCGTTTATGCTTTGTGTGGGTCCCAAACCGAGATTCGTGTTACTCAGTTTCTCCGTAACATCGACGGCTACGATTATTCAG GTAGTGGCGGCGCATCACTCAGCGATCTAACGGCGGAGCAACTAGCAAAGATCAACGTGTTGCATGTAAAAATCATAGACGAAGAAGAGAAGATGACAAAGAAAGTTTCGAGCCTGCAAGAAGACGCGGCGGATATCCCCATCTCCACCGTGGCTTACGCAGAGGAGCACGTGGGAGAGCCTAACGCAATGGTGGATCAAGCTCTCGACAAGCAGGAAGAAGCTATGGCCACTTTATTGGCCGAGGCCGATAATCTGAGGGTAGATACTTTGACCAAGATCATAGAGATTCTTACGCTAGTGCAAGCGGGGGATTTTTTTATGGCCGGAAAAAAGCTTCATCTTTCAATGCATCAGTGGGGAGCGTTAAGAGATCGGCGCCGTCGTGAATGCATAATTGACGCTGGAAACGATGCCGGAGGAGAGGAGGAGAAGTAG